One region of Pagrus major chromosome 5, Pma_NU_1.0 genomic DNA includes:
- the LOC140995551 gene encoding protein FAM240B, whose product MNVALIHDRLHIKTFWERRISNQSEHVESEEQRVEKSALQKLRGEWLVRLENRTKHLKSLNDKYVRKPKTENSADQT is encoded by the exons ATGAACGTGGCTCTGATCCACGACAGGCTGCACATCAAGACGTTCTGGGAGAGGAGGATCAGTAATCAATCTGAGCATGTCGAGAGCGAGGAGCAGAGGGTGGAGAAGAGCGCGCTCCAAAA gctgAGGGGGGAGTGGCTGGTCCGTCTGGAGAACCGAACCAAACACCTGAAGAGCCTCAACGACAAATACGTCAGGAAGCCCAAGACGGAGAACTCAGCTGACCAGACATGa